The following is a genomic window from Dama dama isolate Ldn47 chromosome 4, ASM3311817v1, whole genome shotgun sequence.
cagggagctagctcccatgtgccacaagtaaagatcccacatgctgcagtgaagatgaCGATCTCGAgtaccgcaactaagacccggagcagccaaataaatgtaaaaaaagaagtGAACTTGATGGCATGTGGAGTCTATCTACTGAAGGATGAGAGGACAGAGTCCAGATTGCACTGCAGAATCTTGGATCCCTGCGGATGAAGCGCCTGCCCACGGTTGCCCTCCCCCAGCACAGGGAGGCCTCACTCACCTGGGTAGTTGTACGGTGTGGCCCGGTTGATCATGAGCGAGTACTTGGTGTAGGGGCTGAGTGTGGGCACGATTACAGCTGCGGAGAGATAACAGGCGTGAGGCCCAGGGGAAGGAGGAGACCCCCGCAGACAGAAGCAGAGCTTTGGCCAAATGGGGGTCAGTGcgtggaggggaggagggagggcgtTCAGCACCTCCAGGACGCCCCTTGGCACCCTGGGAGCCCCATACATCAGAAGGGTTTATAACACTTTTCAGAGGTTGGTGAAAGCCAAGTACTCACAGACACGTGGGACCTGGAGggcaagggagggaagaagggtggTCACGGAAGGAGTACATTTGAGTCGTGGAGCATATTGGGGGGTATGAGTCAGGGGGTGTCTTGGGAATGTTCCAGAGGCATCAGAACTGTTAAAAAactgagggggagggggaggttcaAAGAACAATCATTGAGAAACCACAGTCCATCTGGGATGGGAGCTGGGAGTCatggggaggtggggcagggcgTATAAAGGAGTGTTCCAGGCCAGCACTGTCAGACAGGAAAGTAAGAACCAGCGATGCAATTtacatggacagggaggcctggtgtgctgcagtccatggggtcgcaaagagtcagacaccactgagcgactgaactgaatagccacattaaaattaaaaggcacaaatttaaaaaatgaaccaggtatatccaaaatattatttcaacatatCAAGGTGGAAAAAAATGGGTATATACTTTTTGTTATAGtaagtctttgaaatccagcACATACTTTACATGAGCCTTACACCGCCCATCTCAGTTCATACCAGCCCCTTTCAAGAGCTCTGGGGCGGAAGTGGGCCGTGGCTGCCGAGCCGGACAACTGTGGTCCGGAACCTCACCCAGTGCGGGGCGTGCCCGCCAGCGCTACTTAGGCCTGGGAACTTGGAGCAGCAGCCCGGGTCGCTCCCAGCCCTACTGAATCAGGGAGAGCCCCACTTCCACCTCTGAAAGTCTGAGCACTCCAGTTCCAGGGCTGAGGTTCTCCATCAGGGAGGCACCTGAGAGGCACCGGAGAATTTTCACCAGATACCAGATTCCCGAGTTCCACCTCCCCCCCTCTCCCCCGCACCAGCCCTCGCCCAACTCAATTCAgaatctgggggggggggggggggggggggggcaacggGGAGGAGATGACattacttttcatttattatttttttaaaggggtTAAGTATTTATAATGGACAACTAGGATTGAGAACTTCTATCAAGGGATTATAGAACTCTTGGGTGGGTGCATACGGGGTGAGGGGCGATGGGGTGGTGGAGGGGTCAGAATATTAGGGGTTGGGGTGTTGGATAACTAGCAGGGACACGGAATGTTGACAGTGAGGGTCGGGACTGGGGGTACAGGATGGAATGATGGTGGAAGAGACACGGAATGTTGAGGGCGGGGGTCGGGGCTGGGGGTACAGGATGGAATGATGGGGGGACACGGGATGTTGAGGGCAAAGGTCGCGGCTCGGGGTACAGGCTGGAATGATGGGGGGACAAGGGATGTTGAGGGCGAGGGTCGCGCCACAGAATGGAATGATGGGCGGGGAGCGATGGGACCTATACGGGATGGAAGGTAAAGCTGGGACGCCGGTTGCGGGTGATGCACATTCGCAGCAGGGACACTCACGCACCGAGGCCCGCAATGGCGAAGGATGCCACTAGCACAGGTTCCTTGGCCCAGACATTCTTGAGGAAGGCTGCGACTCCTGTAAGGAGGGGTGAGAAGGGTCACCCTCGCAGGTGATGCCTCCGGTGACCTCTACCCCTCTTGCGTCAACACCGCCCTGGAGGAGACCCCTCGTAACCTCCGCACCCCCCTCCGGCCCGGACCCCACTGGCTCCACAGGGGCTCCGCGTTGCCCTAGCTCCTGCACCACCCAGGGTTCCTAGAACCAGCTTCACGCGCCGGCAGAACCCGAACTCACTCCCAGCCATCTTGGTCGCGGCGGCGGCGGAGAGGGCGCGGAGCACTCTGGGAGTTGCGGTCCCTGAGCACGGCCCCCGCAGTCTGAGTCCGCGCTTGCGTAGTGGCGCAGAACGGCTATCCGAGGTGGTGGCGTCGCGGAGTACTCTGGGAGTTGTAGTCCAGACCCGCGAGCCTCCACGGGCTGAGTCAGCGCGTGCGTAGTATTGGAGAACAGCGGTCGGTGCTGAAGGCTGTAGGGAAGACGGCGGCGCTGCGGATTTAAACGCGAGCCTGTCGCCGCACACCTGCCGCGGTTCGCTTTTCTCAGAACGCCGTTGCGGAGGAGCCCTCCTACTGCAGCCCAGCTAAAGCGGAGTGCACCAGTCCTCATTCACAGTTGACTTCTGAGAGCCCATCTTACAGATGGGCAAACGGAGTCTGCGAGGACAATTGATCAGTCTATCAGTTGAGGTCTTAGCCCAGAACCAGTTCGTCCTGCAAACCCTAACTCTCATTCCCGAAGGGTTAGGGACCTTCTGTGGGTCTCACAGTGTGATCTCCATCCTGAGAAAacgtagtgaaagtgttagtgactcagtcatgtccaactcttggcgaccccatggactgtagcccgccaggctcctctgtccatggagttctccaggcaagactactgcagcgggttgccattcccttctccaggggaatcttccctacccaaggatggaacccaggtctcctgcatcgcaggcagatcctttgccgtctgagccacctgggaagacccccaTTCTAGCGCACATCTTTTCTTTTCGTTTCAACTAACCTGGTCGGGATGTGGCTTTCCTGATAGCAGGCTGGGAACTACTGGAGCACGATAATGGGGTCTGACTCTCTTCTGTCCCCCTCCACCGTCCGCCCCCCAACCGGGCAGCACAGGTTCTGATACGTAATAGgcactagcttttttttttttttttttttttagcctaatGAACACAACAGTGATGACCGCCCACTCTCCTGACTTTTCCCGAAGCACCATAAGCCATGACACAATCACCCAGGGGCCCCCACCTcgctcctcctcccttccctgagcACGGCTCTGATTTTCTGAAGTTGCCTCACTTCCCGGTAGGTGACCGGCACGGCTGAGCCCCGGCTGCTCTTCCCGCTCCAACCGAGAACTGCCCACTATGGCGGAGGTGCTGAGCCTGCAGCTGCTGACTCTCTGTGAGacacccaccccttccccctgGGTCCCCGGCTGGGCTGGGTCTCCCTGAGGGCAGGTGCGGGGTGATCAAGACACCCTAGCTGAGGGTTCAGAGGGAATTCTAGGTTAAAGTGACAGGACGGGGCTCCGACCCCTGGAACCTAAGCTAAGAGGACAGGGGGATCCCAGATTCCTGGGCTCCTGGGAGAGGATGAAGCTGGGGAGCAGGATGCTCTAGATCTTGAAGCAAGAGAGGGCTAGAGACCTGAATTCCTGGGAACCGGGACTGTCCAGTCCTAAATCTTGATGTAACAGAGAGATGGCAGCTGAGACACCTGGGTCCCTGGGAAAGGGGGAAACCGGGGACCCAGACCCCCACACCCCAGAGAGGAGAACTGTGCGCTCAGATTACTGTCTCCTGAAAAAGGGGGAGTCCAAGCACCTGAATTCTTGGGTGTACAGGAAAGAGGGGTTTGGGTCTAggctttgttctgtttttctggcTGTGTGGCATGGCTTGTGGGAGTTTAGTTCCCCAAACCCGGGATCCAACCCCAGCCATTGGCACGGAGAGCGCTTAGCTGtacccactggaccgccagggaattgcCTGGGTCCAGGCTTTTGGTCTCTGAGATAAGTGGGCATTGGAAGTCTGAGTTTACGGCTGCTGAGAGAGGAGGAAGTTTGGGCAAGATTCCTGTTTCTTGGAGGAAAGAGAGCCCAGGGACTTGGATTCCTGGGCGCGCAGGGAGGTAGGGCTGGGAGCAGGTGAAGGCTCTGACAAGaccaagccccccccccccccaaccctctATAGGGCTGGTGTGTCCTGCAGACATCACTCCAGCTGGTGAGTAACACCCCCCCCCCATTCTCCCACGTGTTTCTGACATCCCATTTCCAGCTACTCAGCCTTTATTTTGGTGCCCACCCTTACCCCAGATTTCCTTACTTCCctgtcctctcttctttctttccctcctcccttcctcactcactttatttttatttactttttgctgCGCTGGATCGTGGTTGCTGCGTgtgttttctctagctgtggccacAGGCGTCTccctgccgtggcttctcttgttgccgagcccAGGCTGTCAGTGCGCAGGCTTAGTAGTGGCagcacacaggcttggttgccccgtggcatgtgggatccttccaaaccagggcttgaaccggtgtcccctgcaccggcaggggcgttcttacccactgtgccaccaggcaagtccctattCACTTTAGTGAGCAGTGCAGAGAAGTCGGGAAGGTCATGCATATTGGCGTGAAGGAGACCTAAACGGGAACCCCGGTTTCACCCTCATATTCATTTATGACCTTGAACAAACCGCTGCATGCTAAGACTcagttttctctgtaaaatgggctgttgtgaggatttaaCAAAACCACATGGCGAAGTGTGGGGCTCAGGAAATAGGGTCTCCAGCAAAGCCCGTTATTATTCCCCCATTTGGAAAGTGTGGTTCTCCACCCTGAGATGACTCTGGGTTTCTTTCCAGGGTTTCTGATGAGGGAGATCTCATCTTCCTCTTAATTTCCCCCCAACTACGCTCCAAATAAGAATCGCCTAGAAAACCATTAATACCTTAGttatcaatttttaaagttttaaatgctAAAGCTAACATATAttcatggttttaaaaattaattatcaccagacttccctggtgttccagtggttgagactccatgcttccactgcagggagcatggatgggttcaatccctggtggggtaagggtccacatgccacacagcaaggCAAAAACCCCCATTAATTACTATTAAAGGATGTATAGCAGCTGCTGTCATCCCTTTCCTCATCTTCCTGATATAATTTCTGAATCCTTATAAAAAAATGTCCATGCATtctaacacacacatgtatttttgtgcttctttttttttcccccccaaagcAAAACTGGTATGTCGTGACTCACGGTGTTCTACATCTTACATTTTTCACTCTGTAATTGCTCTTGGATACATTTCCATGTCCTTATAGATGGttctactttttttctctctctttttaaaaattgctatctGGCATTTGCCATTGTAGGGATGGGTTCTAGTTTAGTTGGTTCTCCTGGTGtatattcaggttgcttccagtGCTTACCCTCACATTCATCGCTGCAGTGCGCATTTCAGTGAACTTTTCATGTTCACTTAAGTGCATTTGTCTAGGGTGGACTTATTGAGTGGCTGGTCGTATCCTTTGTGTATCTTGATAGAAACTGACAAACCGCTGTCTCAAAAGGTGCGGTTGAATGCACCTAAGCACCTGTTTTACTGCATATTCTCCCAAACACAAAGTtaaccattattttatttatttatctatttttgacaACCTGAGAGGCAAAAATGTCTTACtattgtgttaattttttaaaaagtagtattaCCGTGGAGTGACTTTCACATTGTAACCCCCAGATGTGTTTTGGTCAATTGGACTTCTTCCTCTGTGAATTGCCTGTTCATATGTTTTGCCTGACTTTCGGTTGAATTGGCTCTAAGATTTcttttgatactttttttttttttttaatgtggaccaggtttttgaagtctttattgaatttgttacaatattgcttctgttttatggtttgtttgggtttttttggccacagccATGTGGGATTTAACTCCCCCATcagtgatcgaacccacaccaccaccccccaccaccacccccacccccgcgttggaaggcaaagtcttaaccactggtccaccaggaaaGTCCGTCCACACTCTTAATCTATGTGGTTTGTGAATAAGCCATTTCTGACAGTGCTGTCACTTGTCCTCTAGCTTCATTAACATGTCTTTCCTCATATGCAGCTTTAAAAGGTTGAAATGGCCAAATTAATTAACCTTTTCCCTTCTGAACTTCTCATTTTACATTTTGAGACAGCCTTCTCAACCCCAAAGACAAAtacattttcctatattttcttctgatacttttatagcttaaaaaaaaaagcacatgtaaTTCTTTACATTAATCTGGAATTTGCTTGGGGGAATGGTGTGAGGTAGGGACCCAACAATTCTTTCCCCCCAGATAGATGGCAAGTTTGGGCAACTGTTGAAATACGTCAAATATGTTACAAGTATTCTGAAGGGCAATTTGAGTTCACAGGTTTCTGGGATCCAATCCCTTGAAGTGATATTTGaaacaggagacgatgcctcgcTCCCCTGACGTACAGCCAGTTTTGAAAGCCTTGGTTGGGGTCCAGTGTCTCCCCATCTTAGGAGCGGGGATCTGAGGCTGAGAAAGGGGCAGTGATTCTCAAGgagcctctcctcctcctccagctgcGCGTGCGTCTCCTTGGGCTCCCGGGAAGTCCGAGGACCCAGGCAGCCACGTTTACTTAGgctccccagcctccagccccagGCCGTGGCTGGGCGCTCAGCCCGCTGCTGTTGTGACCCCCGGGGTCAATGTCACCTTGAGGTGCCAGACACCCCAGCCCGCCTGGAGGTTTGCACTCTTCAGGTCTGCAGAGCCCACTGCTGTGATTCACCGGGATGTACCTGCGGAACAGGCGGAgttcttcctggaggaggtgaccccAGTCCAGGGGGGCAGTTACCAATGCTGCTACTGGAGGCGAGGCTGGGGGCCAGATGTCTGGTCCCACCCCAGTGATGCCCTAGAACTGCTGGTGACAGGTGAGGTCCCAGGGGAGCAGGCTGCGGAGAAGGGACACAGGTGGGATGGGGGGACAAGGAGGGACCCGTCTATATATGGAGAGGAGCTTGCACAATGACACATACAAAAAGAGCTACATGGAGACAGAGAGAATTCTCAATCAGGGGTGATTATgcacctcccccgccccccccccatttccgcccccccccccttccCGGGGTCTGGCAACATTTGGAGACATTTCTGCTTTTCCTGACAGGGGAAGGGTGTGCTATGGGCGTCACATGGGTTAGAGGCCAGAGATGTTATAACACACCCTGTGTACAAGACAGTATAATCCCCCCCAACACCCACCCCTAAAGAATCATCCAGACTTATCCAAAAATGTCACTAATGGGAATCacccgtggtccagtggttaggtttCCAAGCATTGACTGccgagggtgcaggttcaatccctggtcggggaactaagatccaccaAGAAGCTGAGAAACCCTGGGAGAGAGAGACAGCCTCTGAGCCCGACGGAGAGCAAAATGTGCACGACGGGGAGGTTAAAAGCAGAGCATTTTAGTGAGCACAGGGACCGTGGGAAGAAGTggcggggagagggaggcagacacacaggggctgggggagacagGGACACGGACACACAGGAGCTGAGGGAGACCACGGAGAAGGCAGAGGCGTGCAGACACTGGCCGGGACTGCAGGAGAGGGATGGGCAGGGAGACAGGGGCCcagagaatgggggtgggggggcgatgGGGGGAGGAGAGTGCTGAAAAGcggaaggagggggtggggagaggggaggggagataatggggtggggggaggggagggaagaggggaggagagagaatggaggagagggagggggaggagggagggggaggagggagggggaggggagagaagggggaggaaagagaatgggggaggggaggggagagagaggggagggagaggagcgggaaagagaaggggagagagtggggggaggggaggatggggagagagtaggggagggatgagggagggagggaggcgggcCCCCGACCCTCCCACCTCCTCGTCCGGCAGACGAGCTGCCGCGCCCCTCGCTGGTGGCGCTACCCGCGCCGGTGGTGGCGCCCGGGGCCAACGTGAGCCTGCGCTGCGCCGGCCGCCTACGGGGCATGAGCTTCGCGCTCTACCGCGAGGGCGAGGCGGCCCCGCTGCAGTACCGGGACTCGGAGCAGCCCTGGGCGGACTTCCCGCTGATCGGCGCGCGCGCGCCCGGCACCTACAGCTGCTACTACCACACGCCCTCCGCCCCCTACGTGCTGTCGGCGCGCAGCGAGCCGCTGGTGGTCCGCGCCGAGGGTGAGCGGCCGGCCCTCCGCCCGCAGACCCGGGGTCAGGACCCGCACCTCCGCCCGCAGACCCGGGGTCAGGACCCGCACCTCCGCCCCCAGACCCGGGGTGCAGACCCCACACCTCCGCCCCCAGACCCGGGGGCCAGACCCCACACCTCCGCCCCCAGACCCGGGGTCAGGACCCACACCTCCGCCCCCAGACCCTGGGTCCAGACCCCACACCTCCGCCCCCAGACCCGGGGTCAGGACCCACACCTCCGCCCCCACACCCGGGGTGCAGACCCCACACCTCCGCCCCCAGACCCGGGGGCCAGACCCCACACCTCCGCCCGCAGACCCGGGGTCAGGACCCACACCTCCGCCCCCAGACCCGGGGGCCAGACCCCACACCTCCGCCCCCACACCCGGGGTGCAGACCCCACACCTCCGCCCCCAGACCCGGGGGCCAGACCCCACACCTCCGCCCGCAGACCCGGGGTCAGGACCCACACCTCCGCCCCCAGACCCAGGGGCCAGACCCCACACCTCCGCCCCCAGACCCGGGGTCAGGACCCG
Proteins encoded in this region:
- the NDUFA3 gene encoding NADH dehydrogenase [ubiquinone] 1 alpha subcomplex subunit 3, which codes for MAGRVAAFLKNVWAKEPVLVASFAIAGLAVIVPTLSPYTKYSLMINRATPYNYPVPLRDDGNMPDVPSHPQDPQGPSLEWLKRL
- the OSCAR gene encoding osteoclast-associated immunoglobulin-like receptor — protein: MAEVLSLQLLTLWLVCPADITPAAARASPWAPGKSEDPGSHVYLGSPASSPRPWLGAQPAAVVTPGVNVTLRCQTPQPAWRFALFRSAEPTAVIHRDVPAEQAEFFLEEVTPVQGGSYQCCYWRRGWGPDVWSHPSDALELLVTDELPRPSLVALPAPVVAPGANVSLRCAGRLRGMSFALYREGEAAPLQYRDSEQPWADFPLIGARAPGTYSCYYHTPSAPYVLSARSEPLVVRAEGSGASDYTQGNVLRLALAGLVLISLGALVVFDWHSQNRASGNV